A genomic segment from Sebaldella sp. S0638 encodes:
- a CDS encoding transcription antiterminator has product MKINSRLLKIVNFLYQNNSTNIKEIAQSLDISERAVRYEIDNLNFILEMNGVPGVKKLPMGTLKIDKSFFKTKYVPLLHNIVKESKQDRSNFIKFLFLIENSINISQTAKKLGISRATVKNDLLGLEEEFRMNNIVTEGQTIISSEKNTRDYLLKCFSKDINSLNYSISNKNELIHMYLSERINPVHIHAIKEFIQQMTSVFKNTDNTFYEFIFSYIAVIILRIREKRGLYDIENENFLENIDEYRIISEQAEFLENSLNIKFTKVEKLQLTDYILGFVSYSYNTSVLENWIEIEIFVKDLIALVNESLDHDILGDEQLAEGLLNHMKPLIYRLKNNFSVNSDIYIKAVEEHFNIFYLIKKSLGKFNSIIGEEISDSEIALLTLHFLASIERNKDKNDNYNKNILLVCYGGYGTSMLVKNTLEQNYHVKIESVISYFQLSNYNLSNIDYIISTVKLKNKLAYPEKPEIIEITPFFSIEDQKTLEENCIFKKKNNEINVSVNEIVKIVKKYATIHNPESLNHELVKIFDKETFYPVKENNFMDFISPDKIQYTESVKDWKESIHLAGSRLLQSGHINKAYIEEIISITENFGAYFVLGNKIAIPHGQLAKNVYKNGISVLYVKNPVIFPNNKSVSLIFFMAALEKNAHLKSLASLLDLAKNKKFLIEIEKINNNIGLFDLIEQYSE; this is encoded by the coding sequence ATGAAAATTAATAGCCGGTTGTTGAAAATTGTTAATTTTTTGTATCAGAATAATTCAACTAATATCAAAGAAATAGCACAGTCTCTGGATATAAGCGAACGTGCTGTCAGGTATGAAATTGATAATCTTAATTTTATACTGGAAATGAATGGTGTCCCCGGAGTAAAAAAACTTCCTATGGGTACTTTGAAAATTGATAAGAGTTTTTTTAAGACAAAATATGTTCCTTTATTGCATAATATAGTAAAGGAAAGTAAACAGGACAGAAGTAATTTTATCAAATTTCTGTTTCTTATCGAGAACTCTATTAACATTTCCCAAACAGCCAAGAAGCTGGGAATCAGCAGAGCTACTGTAAAAAATGATTTACTTGGATTAGAAGAAGAATTCAGAATGAATAATATAGTAACAGAAGGTCAAACTATTATTTCTTCTGAAAAAAATACAAGAGATTATCTGTTAAAATGTTTTTCCAAAGACATAAATTCTTTGAATTACTCCATATCTAACAAAAATGAACTGATCCATATGTACCTTTCAGAAAGAATAAATCCAGTTCATATTCATGCAATAAAAGAATTTATCCAGCAAATGACCAGTGTTTTTAAAAATACTGATAATACTTTTTATGAATTTATATTCTCTTATATAGCAGTAATTATTTTAAGAATAAGAGAGAAGAGAGGATTATATGATATCGAAAATGAAAATTTTCTCGAAAATATAGATGAATATCGTATTATTTCTGAGCAGGCGGAGTTTTTGGAAAATTCTCTGAATATAAAATTTACTAAAGTAGAAAAACTGCAGTTAACAGATTATATTTTAGGTTTTGTTTCTTATTCATACAACACTTCAGTTTTGGAGAACTGGATTGAAATTGAAATATTCGTTAAGGATCTGATAGCTTTGGTTAATGAAAGTCTTGATCATGATATCCTTGGTGACGAACAGCTCGCCGAAGGACTTTTGAACCACATGAAACCACTTATTTACAGACTGAAAAATAATTTTTCAGTAAATAGTGATATTTATATAAAAGCTGTTGAGGAACATTTCAATATTTTTTATCTGATAAAAAAATCTCTGGGGAAATTTAACTCCATAATAGGAGAGGAAATTTCCGATTCGGAGATAGCACTGCTGACATTGCATTTTCTGGCTTCTATTGAGAGAAATAAAGATAAAAACGATAATTATAATAAGAATATTCTATTAGTCTGTTACGGCGGTTATGGTACTTCAATGCTTGTAAAAAATACTCTTGAACAAAACTATCATGTAAAAATAGAAAGTGTAATATCTTATTTTCAGCTTTCAAATTATAATCTTTCAAATATAGACTATATTATAAGTACAGTTAAGCTGAAAAATAAGCTGGCATACCCTGAAAAACCTGAAATTATCGAAATAACTCCGTTTTTTTCCATAGAGGATCAAAAAACACTGGAAGAAAACTGCATTTTTAAGAAAAAAAACAATGAAATCAATGTATCTGTAAACGAAATAGTAAAAATTGTAAAGAAATATGCAACTATCCATAACCCTGAAAGCTTAAACCATGAACTTGTAAAGATTTTTGATAAAGAAACTTTTTATCCGGTTAAGGAAAATAATTTTATGGATTTTATCTCACCCGATAAAATTCAATACACAGAAAGTGTAAAAGACTGGAAAGAAAGTATTCATCTGGCTGGCAGCAGACTCTTGCAGTCTGGTCATATTAACAAGGCATATATAGAAGAAATTATCAGTATCACCGAAAATTTTGGAGCATACTTTGTTTTAGGCAATAAAATAGCTATCCCTCATGGACAGCTTGCTAAAAATGTTTATAAAAACGGAATCAGTGTACTTTATGTAAAAAATCCCGTTATCTTCCCAAATAATAAAAGTGTTTCCCTGATATTTTTTATGGCTGCACTGGAAAAAAATGCCCATCTAAAGAGTCTTGCATCTCTTCTGGATCTGGCTAAAAACAAGAAATTTTTAATAGAAATAGAAAAAATAAATAATAATATCGGACTTTTCGATTTAATTGAACAATATTCGGAGTGA
- a CDS encoding PTS sugar transporter subunit IIA — protein sequence MNLIEFFNEKNIELDLISESPEEIIRAGGNLLMENGSVLEGYIDEMLNSYKKLKAYMVISPGIAIPHARPDSSVIKSGISFIRLKNPVFFGHPENDPVSLVFSIAGTSGDNHIELIQMLSEILFDKNIMNGLYNVKTKEDFLKLLSEKEGK from the coding sequence ATGAATTTAATTGAATTTTTTAATGAAAAAAACATAGAGCTGGATCTGATATCAGAGTCTCCAGAAGAAATTATCAGAGCAGGAGGAAATCTTTTGATGGAAAACGGCTCTGTTCTGGAAGGCTATATTGATGAAATGCTTAACAGCTATAAAAAACTCAAAGCATATATGGTTATTTCCCCTGGAATAGCCATTCCACATGCAAGACCTGATTCTTCTGTTATAAAATCAGGAATCTCTTTTATACGGCTGAAAAACCCGGTCTTTTTCGGACATCCTGAAAATGACCCTGTTAGTCTTGTATTCTCTATTGCCGGTACCAGCGGTGATAATCATATAGAACTTATTCAGATGTTAAGCGAGATCTTATTTGACAAAAATATTATGAATGGTCTTTATAATGTAAAAACAAAAGAAGACTTTTTAAAATTATTATCTGAGAAGGAGGGAAAATAA
- a CDS encoding PTS sugar transporter subunit IIB — MRIITVCGMGFGTSLMLLMSIQKIGTKYNMSITGEAVDLSSMHGLKADLIVASSEIAKEIRDTDIPVIGITNMLDEDEIENKVIPALQNL; from the coding sequence ATGAGAATAATAACAGTCTGCGGAATGGGATTTGGTACCAGTCTTATGCTCCTTATGAGCATACAGAAAATCGGAACAAAATATAATATGAGTATTACCGGCGAAGCTGTGGATCTCTCATCAATGCACGGATTAAAAGCTGATCTGATTGTAGCTTCTTCTGAGATAGCAAAAGAAATCAGAGATACCGACATTCCGGTTATCGGTATTACAAATATGCTTGATGAAGACGAAATAGAAAACAAAGTCATACCTGCACTGCAAAATTTATAA
- a CDS encoding PTS ascorbate transporter subunit IIC, translated as MKFLLYHVISILKNPAFVLGIIAFIGLLSLKRSFSDCIKGTVKTILGFLILQVGAGAIVGALIPFSTLFTAAFGFTGIVAEDNSLVAAVQQFLGIETALIMLFSFIINILLAKFTKWKYIFLTGHMMFSFAGTMAILFDQMGFSRIQIIIFGSVIQGISMVFFPAISQPMVRKVTGNDNVAFGFWGSSLITFCGYLGGFVGNKEHSSEDVKVSNKLDFLKDMGVLMSIVMVCVYLVTSIFAGKENLVAITGDSSVVSFSLMTALNFVAGILVLLQGVRMFLGEIVPAFKGFSDKIVPGAKPALDVPIFYSYAPIAVTIGFLSAMAGGIVVTFISKFLPVTVLPSVIGLFFMGGAAGVFGNTTGGRRGAVVSGFVLGFLFSLIIALAYPLLDLSAYNIQGLWFASTDAIFVVIIIRVIGFIFGIK; from the coding sequence ATGAAATTTTTATTATATCATGTTATCAGCATCCTGAAAAACCCGGCTTTTGTTCTGGGAATTATAGCATTTATCGGATTATTATCACTGAAAAGAAGTTTTTCCGACTGTATAAAAGGAACAGTAAAAACTATACTCGGATTTCTTATCCTACAGGTAGGGGCAGGTGCCATAGTGGGCGCTCTTATACCTTTTAGCACACTTTTTACGGCAGCTTTTGGTTTTACAGGAATAGTTGCCGAAGATAACTCTTTAGTAGCGGCAGTTCAGCAGTTTCTTGGTATTGAAACTGCGTTGATTATGCTTTTCTCTTTTATAATAAATATCCTTCTGGCAAAATTTACTAAGTGGAAATATATATTCCTTACTGGACACATGATGTTTTCCTTTGCGGGAACAATGGCGATTTTATTTGATCAGATGGGATTTTCAAGAATACAGATCATAATTTTCGGTTCAGTAATACAGGGAATATCTATGGTTTTTTTCCCTGCTATATCTCAGCCTATGGTTAGAAAAGTAACAGGAAATGACAATGTTGCCTTTGGTTTCTGGGGAAGTTCCCTTATTACATTTTGCGGTTATCTGGGAGGATTTGTAGGAAATAAGGAGCATTCCTCAGAAGATGTAAAGGTTTCAAATAAACTGGATTTCCTGAAAGACATGGGGGTTCTCATGTCTATTGTAATGGTGTGTGTTTATCTCGTAACCTCGATATTTGCCGGAAAAGAAAACCTTGTGGCAATTACAGGTGACAGCTCTGTTGTTTCATTCAGTCTTATGACTGCACTTAATTTTGTGGCCGGAATTCTTGTACTTCTTCAAGGGGTAAGAATGTTTCTGGGAGAGATAGTTCCTGCATTTAAAGGTTTCTCTGATAAAATAGTTCCCGGGGCAAAACCGGCACTTGATGTTCCTATCTTTTATTCTTATGCTCCCATTGCAGTTACTATAGGTTTCTTATCTGCTATGGCCGGCGGGATAGTAGTAACATTTATATCAAAATTTCTGCCTGTTACTGTTTTGCCGAGTGTTATAGGACTTTTCTTTATGGGAGGCGCTGCAGGTGTTTTTGGTAATACCACCGGCGGAAGAAGAGGTGCTGTAGTATCAGGATTTGTTTTAGGATTCCTGTTTTCACTTATTATAGCTCTTGCTTACCCTTTGCTGGATCTAAGTGCATATAACATACAGGGGCTTTGGTTTGCTTCTACTGATGCTATTTTCGTAGTCATCATTATAAGGGTTATAGGATTTATATTTGGTATCAAATAA
- a CDS encoding phosphotriesterase: MKKIRTILGDIEREKLGFTYTHEHLIAVPPAHQKDRDLELNDYYKSYSELLKFKDAGGQTLVEASTLDYGRSVKQMRQMSVDSNINVVFTTGFNKHIYYPEWVSEKSIEEITEILVNDVTKGAEGTDSKAGFLKGGSWYNLIHSLEEKTTIAIGKAAVLTGAPVWLHTEAGTMGMEMLDILEEENVDLTKVAVGHSDRNADLFYHLELLKRGAYVQFDGVGKVKYYPDSTRIELIKGIIDAGFEDKLLISGDMGRQSYLHSYGGGPGFEFIIKKFIPRMQAEGISNEFIAKIFLKNPADWLAQF, from the coding sequence ATGAAAAAAATAAGAACAATTCTGGGGGATATTGAGAGGGAAAAACTTGGCTTTACATATACGCATGAACATTTAATCGCCGTTCCTCCTGCTCATCAGAAAGACAGAGATCTGGAATTAAATGATTATTATAAATCTTACTCGGAACTTTTGAAATTCAAAGATGCAGGCGGACAAACCCTTGTAGAGGCTTCTACTCTGGACTACGGCCGAAGTGTAAAACAAATGCGGCAAATGTCTGTTGATTCTAATATAAATGTAGTTTTTACCACAGGATTTAATAAACACATCTATTATCCCGAATGGGTTTCGGAAAAAAGTATAGAAGAAATTACTGAAATACTTGTAAATGACGTTACAAAAGGTGCAGAGGGTACTGATTCCAAAGCCGGATTTCTAAAAGGCGGCTCATGGTACAATCTTATCCATTCCCTTGAGGAAAAGACGACTATTGCTATAGGAAAGGCCGCTGTTCTTACAGGAGCACCTGTGTGGCTTCATACAGAAGCAGGTACTATGGGGATGGAAATGCTTGATATACTTGAAGAGGAAAACGTTGACCTTACCAAAGTAGCTGTGGGGCACTCTGACAGAAATGCCGATTTATTTTATCATTTGGAACTTTTGAAAAGAGGCGCTTATGTTCAGTTTGACGGAGTGGGCAAAGTAAAATACTACCCTGACAGCACTAGAATAGAGCTTATTAAGGGAATTATCGATGCCGGATTCGAGGACAAGCTGCTTATTTCAGGTGATATGGGACGTCAGTCTTATCTTCACTCATATGGCGGCGGACCGGGATTCGAGTTTATTATAAAGAAATTCATTCCAAGAATGCAGGCCGAAGGTATCAGCAATGAATTCATAGCAAAAATTTTCCTGAAAAATCCTGCTGACTGGCTTGCTCAGTTTTAA
- a CDS encoding creatininase family protein gives MENFEIEFMTRTEVKEHLAKNPVMILPTGSTEQHGFHLPLGTDTILAKALARMVAAKTDSLIIPALYYGYSWVWHKIPGTITLEQEHFKTVLKDIIKSVDEYGTKLLIIINGHDANNQSIKYAVREMKYQTDMKILYFFYPRFSEIYKKYCVSEIKNNLFHAEEFETSLMLAENDKLVDMTKAVKEYPEYTPLYSYTNEVLGDISASGVFGDATAGDKEKGIKMFEEFSNEICKAVALLKTNKL, from the coding sequence ATGGAAAATTTTGAAATTGAATTTATGACAAGAACAGAAGTAAAGGAACATCTTGCTAAAAATCCTGTTATGATTCTTCCCACAGGTTCTACCGAGCAGCACGGTTTTCATCTTCCTTTAGGGACTGATACTATTCTTGCGAAAGCACTTGCACGAATGGTAGCTGCAAAAACAGACTCACTTATAATCCCTGCGCTTTATTACGGATATTCATGGGTCTGGCATAAGATTCCCGGTACTATAACTCTGGAACAGGAACATTTTAAAACAGTTTTGAAAGATATTATCAAAAGTGTAGATGAATACGGGACAAAACTTTTGATTATAATAAACGGACATGATGCTAATAATCAGTCTATAAAATATGCTGTAAGAGAAATGAAGTACCAGACTGATATGAAAATTCTTTATTTTTTCTATCCGAGGTTTTCTGAAATATATAAAAAATATTGTGTATCAGAGATAAAAAATAATCTGTTTCATGCCGAGGAATTTGAAACTTCGCTTATGCTTGCAGAAAATGACAAACTTGTGGATATGACCAAAGCAGTAAAGGAATATCCTGAATATACCCCGTTATACTCTTATACAAATGAAGTTCTCGGTGATATAAGTGCAAGCGGTGTATTTGGAGATGCCACTGCCGGGGATAAAGAAAAAGGAATAAAAATGTTTGAGGAGTTTTCCAATGAAATTTGTAAAGCTGTTGCTCTTTTAAAAACTAATAAATTATAA
- a CDS encoding bifunctional 4-hydroxy-2-oxoglutarate aldolase/2-dehydro-3-deoxy-phosphogluconate aldolase, giving the protein MINSKITGIFRNVDESKILKAAEILISNNIDTFEVSYNSQDAVKQIKLLKKNYPDAKIGVGTILNTEDLKKTEEAEPDFVFTPSVNKEVLEYSKKNNINLIPGVFSPSEVALCLNYGFSLQKLFPAENLSETYVKNLKGPFNNADFLAVGGVTKDNITDFFKMGYIGVGMGSSLIKNEFLKNDDWNALDKHIKDILNLINDFL; this is encoded by the coding sequence ATGATAAATTCTAAAATAACAGGAATATTCAGAAACGTGGATGAAAGCAAAATTCTCAAAGCGGCAGAAATTTTGATTAGTAATAATATAGATACTTTTGAGGTCTCATATAATTCTCAGGATGCAGTAAAACAAATAAAACTTTTGAAAAAAAATTATCCTGATGCTAAAATCGGTGTCGGTACTATCTTAAATACAGAAGATCTGAAAAAAACAGAAGAAGCAGAACCGGATTTTGTTTTTACTCCTTCTGTTAATAAAGAAGTTCTTGAGTATTCTAAAAAAAATAATATAAATCTTATTCCGGGAGTCTTTTCTCCCAGTGAAGTGGCTTTATGTCTAAATTATGGTTTCAGTCTTCAAAAGTTATTTCCAGCTGAAAACCTTTCGGAAACATATGTAAAAAATTTGAAAGGTCCATTTAATAACGCTGATTTTCTTGCTGTGGGCGGTGTTACCAAAGATAATATAACAGATTTTTTCAAAATGGGTTATATTGGAGTCGGCATGGGGTCAAGTCTCATCAAAAACGAATTTTTGAAAAATGACGACTGGAATGCTTTAGATAAGCATATTAAAGATATACTGAATCTCATAAATGATTTTTTGTAA